The following DNA comes from Chitinophaga nivalis.
CTGTAAAAAAAAGAAGTGGTTGACTATCTCTTTTTACCCGACATCGTTATCATGTTGCCCATCAGTACCAGGATTTACAGGTAGGGCTGGGGGCGATGGAGTTGCAGAAATTTCTGCGGATCGGTAATGTCTGTGAAACCAAACTGCCGGTACAGGCTGTGGGCATCTGCTGTTACCAGCAGCCATCTCCGTAAACCTTGCAGATCGGGATGTGCTATCACGGCACGCATGATAAACTTCGACAAACCTTTACCCCGATGACTGGTCACAACAAATACGTCGGCCAGGTAGGCAAAGGAAGCACCATCTGTAATCACCCGGGCAAAACCAATCTGCCGGTTGTCGTGATACAAGCCGAAACACAGAGAGCCGGCAATGCATTTTTCTACAATGCTGAGCGGAATACCTTGCGCCCAGTAAGATTCAGTAGCTAAAAACTGGTGAATCACTTCCGTGTCCAGCTTTGATTTGTCTGTGGAAATAAGGTAATCTCCTTCCTGTACGGTGATGTTGGTCATATGCCGGTACTGTTTAGCGGATGTAGCATAATATTACGGATACTAAAATAGGTAATATATCAACATCCGGGCAGACTAACTGGCTACTGCCACGCGGGTATTTGCCGGCATATGCGCTATGGTAGCAGCAGCGGCGGCCGGTGCAAAATAGGCCGGCGTTTCTCCGTGAAACAGCAGATAATCTTTGATGAACATCGCCTGGTTGTAGTACTGCGTGGGCGTAATAGCTGCCTGCCATTGTGGTAACCGCAGGTCCTGCAGGGTACGCAGGGCAGTTTTATAGCGGATCATGCGGGCATACAACTGTGGCGGCAATCCTACAACGGCCGTGAACCGACGTTCCAGCGTAGGGCGTGACAGATGGAAATGGTGAGAGAGTTCAGGCAGACTTACATTCCCCTGGTTGCACAGGAGGTAATCCGCGATTTCGTCTATTTGTTGCAGACCACGGGTTTGTTGTGCCATGGCTGCTTTACAGGCATTATTCAGGTGCGGTATCATGGCCTCCGGTGTAGACAGCGTGGCTAATGTGGCCGGCAGTTCCTGCCAGTGCGGCAGGTCCAATACATCCAGGTTACGGTAATAGTTGGTGAAATGAGCCGCATCGAGTCCGAGTACCCGGTAACAACCGTAGGCATTCAACTGGATGACCGCCATTTTAATCGGGCCACGTACCTGCAGCTGACAGGCGCAGGTGAAATGGCCGATGATGGCATTTTGCGGCAACGTGAAAGCCGGGTGATGGGCCGGTTTGATCGTTGCTTCGCCTTCCAGTATACATACGATATACTGGTCGCCGAGGGCTAAAAGGTTTTGCGGGAGTTGTATCAGCCCCTGGGTATTATCTTCCCAGTAATAATATTGTTTTACAAACGGATGCAGGGCATCTTCCGGGCAATAAATATGGAAGTTCATAGGCATAAGTATGTAGTGTTTTCAGGATATCGTAGTCTCGTGCTGTTCACGCCTGTTGCGGCGTCGTGTTCTTATTGTAAATATATGTTAAATGTTTTATATTAATTAAATAATAATTGTTTTAATGGTTCCAGCCTATCTAAAAAAATATAACGGATCACGGGAATGTGTTTTGTCCCGGTGATCCGTTATATTTTTTTAGATTATCTGATAGCTTGGTTTATTCCCAGCCCCAGTTGATCCCTTTTTCTGTAGCAGGAACGCCGCTTTCCAGCCATTGCGGTGCCGGCGCGCCTTTCAGGAAGTGATCAAAAAACTGTTGCTCCCGACGCTGAATATCTTTACGGTTCTGGCGTTGTATCAGGTTGTGTGCCTCGTTGTTATAGTTAAGCATCCAAACGGGCTTGCCTAAACGACGTAAACCGGTAAACATTTCAATGCCCTGGTACCAGGGTACTGCCCCATCGGCATCATTGGCCATAATTGCCACCGGCGTGTTTACGCGGGGCAGGTTGAACAGTGGAGAGTTTTCAATATACAACTCCGGTTTTTCCCATAAGGTAGCACCGATCCTGCTTTGTGAATGCTCATACTGGAACTGTCTGTTCATACCGCTTTCCCAACGGATACCCCCATACGCACTGGTCATATTGGCTACCGGTGCGCCGGCCCATGCAGCCTTGAAAATATTGGTCTGGGTAATGAGGTAAGCTACCTGGTAGCCACCCCAGCTTTGTCCCTGGATCCCCATATTTTTACCATCTACCCACGGTTGTTTAGCGAGGGTTTCTGCAGCGCTCACGATGTAGTCGTAGGCACTCTTGCCAGGATAACCGTTTTCGTAGCTGATATCCGGTGCAAACACCAGGTAACCGCGGCTTACGAAGAAGGAAATATTCAGGCGGGATGGCGTAGGCGCCGGGGCCTGATAGCTATACAAGCCATCTGTTAATTTCTCATAGAAATAAAAGATAACCGGATACTTTTTGGTGCTGTCAAAATCTTCTGGTTTGTACAGGATCCCTTCAGACGATTTGCCGCTGAAAGTGG
Coding sequences within:
- a CDS encoding GNAT family N-acetyltransferase, whose amino-acid sequence is MTNITVQEGDYLISTDKSKLDTEVIHQFLATESYWAQGIPLSIVEKCIAGSLCFGLYHDNRQIGFARVITDGASFAYLADVFVVTSHRGKGLSKFIMRAVIAHPDLQGLRRWLLVTADAHSLYRQFGFTDITDPQKFLQLHRPQPYL
- a CDS encoding helix-turn-helix domain-containing protein, with amino-acid sequence MNFHIYCPEDALHPFVKQYYYWEDNTQGLIQLPQNLLALGDQYIVCILEGEATIKPAHHPAFTLPQNAIIGHFTCACQLQVRGPIKMAVIQLNAYGCYRVLGLDAAHFTNYYRNLDVLDLPHWQELPATLATLSTPEAMIPHLNNACKAAMAQQTRGLQQIDEIADYLLCNQGNVSLPELSHHFHLSRPTLERRFTAVVGLPPQLYARMIRYKTALRTLQDLRLPQWQAAITPTQYYNQAMFIKDYLLFHGETPAYFAPAAAAATIAHMPANTRVAVAS